A window of the Xiashengella succiniciproducens genome harbors these coding sequences:
- a CDS encoding WecB/TagA/CpsF family glycosyltransferase, whose protein sequence is MEKYFNVNLEFDKFVVDDVIGSCIKNNKPGYVCSVESNNLSVANVNNEFLEVLNGAVVNICDGSMLATILGFIHKKPFKPYIGADLFINYVRSGKYKQYFLGNTHKVLSGLRKELSKIDPKIANMPFVELPFRSVDEFDYKSIAADINNYRPDIIWVSLGAPKQEFFMNRLLPFLERGVMFGFGAIFNFYSGVGSVKRAPAWMRRLKLEWLYRAIEEPKKNIPRYLRFIKLLPRLIKEEKKKRKNRC, encoded by the coding sequence ATGGAAAAGTATTTTAATGTAAATCTTGAATTTGACAAATTCGTTGTTGATGATGTCATCGGTAGTTGCATAAAAAACAATAAGCCAGGATATGTTTGTTCTGTTGAAAGTAATAATTTATCTGTAGCTAATGTTAATAATGAGTTTTTAGAAGTACTGAATGGTGCTGTTGTAAACATCTGTGATGGATCTATGCTGGCCACGATTTTGGGATTTATCCATAAAAAACCTTTTAAGCCATATATTGGTGCTGATTTGTTTATAAACTATGTCCGTTCAGGAAAATATAAACAGTATTTTTTAGGTAATACTCATAAAGTCCTGTCTGGATTGCGTAAAGAACTTAGCAAGATTGATCCTAAAATTGCTAATATGCCATTCGTTGAATTACCATTTAGAAGCGTTGATGAATTTGATTATAAGTCAATAGCTGCAGATATTAATAATTATCGCCCAGATATTATTTGGGTTTCTCTTGGTGCGCCCAAACAGGAATTCTTTATGAATAGGTTATTGCCATTCCTTGAAAGAGGTGTGATGTTTGGTTTTGGTGCGATATTTAATTTTTATTCAGGGGTAGGTTCGGTTAAAAGAGCTCCAGCATGGATGAGACGTCTGAAATTAGAGTGGTTATACAGAGCTATTGAAGAGCCTAAAAAGAACATTCCAAGGTATTTACGTTTTATTAAACTACTGCCACGATTAATAAAGGAGGAGAAAAAAAAGAGAAAGAATAGATGTTAA
- a CDS encoding cupin domain-containing protein, which translates to MKNLLVIKKTSQLNSVLTSHGYGLKKVLLKWQDSDSNITQVAVGFLEEGCSIDKHIHPDMEEFYFILKGSVSFEVENQNYSLEKDDFIKIPAGAEHSLNALKNTEMIYWGCQFSDK; encoded by the coding sequence GTGAAAAACCTATTGGTAATTAAAAAAACATCACAGCTTAATTCGGTTTTAACGAGTCATGGGTATGGATTGAAAAAAGTATTGCTGAAATGGCAAGATAGTGATTCGAATATTACGCAAGTTGCAGTTGGATTTCTTGAGGAAGGATGCTCCATTGATAAGCATATTCATCCGGATATGGAGGAGTTTTACTTTATTCTAAAAGGGAGTGTATCATTTGAGGTAGAGAATCAAAACTACTCTCTAGAGAAGGATGACTTTATTAAAATACCTGCCGGAGCAGAACACAGTCTTAATGCCCTGAAAAATACAGAAATGATTTATTGGGGATGCCAATTTAGTGATAAATGA
- a CDS encoding NAD-dependent epimerase/dehydratase family protein, giving the protein MKRVLITGGAGMIGSNLTKKLVSLGNEVFIVDNLWRGRLDYLNDNNGNPIIDLNNNFFNRDLSVSHSCDDLIEKVDYIVHLADVVAGIDYVFNNQGSLFRQNILINSNVIDSVRNYGKHIKGFIYAGTACSFPLTRQNTIDPEPLREEELYPALPESAYGWSKLMGQYETDLLGAETGIPVCNLMFHNVYGSPCDFGERSQVIPALIRKSINYPNEPFIVWGSGSQGRAFIHVDDVVNGIVLALEKGLGEGVIQLGPSVCTSIKEIAETVVDISGKDIKIEFDVTKPEGDKARSADYSKAKRVLGWEPKVSLKDGLMRQFNWIKKEIESEKPIGN; this is encoded by the coding sequence ATGAAAAGAGTATTGATAACCGGAGGAGCCGGGATGATTGGTTCAAACCTTACTAAGAAATTAGTCTCACTTGGAAACGAAGTTTTTATAGTTGACAATCTTTGGCGCGGGAGACTTGATTATTTGAATGACAACAATGGGAATCCGATAATTGATTTAAATAATAATTTTTTCAACAGAGATTTATCTGTTAGTCATTCATGTGATGACTTAATTGAGAAAGTGGATTACATTGTTCATCTTGCTGATGTTGTTGCTGGCATTGATTATGTGTTCAATAATCAAGGCTCCTTATTCCGACAGAATATTTTGATAAATTCGAATGTTATTGATTCAGTACGGAATTATGGGAAACACATTAAGGGCTTTATTTATGCCGGAACCGCATGTAGTTTCCCACTTACCCGCCAAAATACCATAGACCCTGAACCTTTACGAGAGGAAGAGTTGTATCCTGCTCTTCCTGAATCAGCCTATGGTTGGAGTAAGTTAATGGGGCAGTATGAAACTGACCTTTTGGGTGCAGAAACCGGTATTCCGGTTTGTAATCTGATGTTCCATAATGTTTATGGATCTCCATGTGATTTCGGGGAAAGAAGTCAGGTTATTCCTGCTCTGATTAGAAAATCAATTAATTATCCAAACGAACCTTTTATTGTGTGGGGAAGCGGTTCTCAAGGTCGCGCATTTATTCATGTTGATGATGTGGTCAATGGGATTGTTTTAGCTTTAGAGAAGGGTTTGGGAGAAGGTGTTATCCAATTGGGACCATCTGTTTGTACCTCTATTAAGGAAATCGCTGAGACAGTTGTCGATATTTCAGGGAAAGACATTAAAATAGAATTTGATGTTACGAAACCTGAAGGGGATAAGGCAAGAAGTGCTGATTATTCAAAAGCTAAGCGCGTGTTGGGTTGGGAGCCTAAAGTATCACTGAAAGATGGGCTTATGAGGCAGTTTAATTGGATTAAAAAGGAGATCGAAAGTGAAAAACCTATTGGTAATTAA
- a CDS encoding glycosyltransferase family 4 protein: MAKERIRVLISAPSLSVDKNVSGISAVVSSIIESKNDIVYYHLEVGRTDKDKWGLLSYLNTIYRLFLFPVYILKNRIDVFHQNLPFNNKGLLREVLFNFLARICFVPVVLHIHGGEFLTKKPESKLKLLLINSIFEGSKERIVLSDVEANLIKSLYGFDAISLPNSIDTKVFFHEGPKLFNEVPKIIFLGRFHESKGLIYLTSAFKDLYKKHRFQFVLCGKGELERFLVEELKNIMGDDFDFRGVISGEEKIKALTNSDFFVLPSTYGEGLPISLLEAMSCGVIPVVTDDASMKVVVENMYNGIRVEKMSSSDIEEKLAFLFQLPNEEKLRLSNNARKTVKENYSNKKYLSKLLSIYKHSIK, translated from the coding sequence ATGGCGAAAGAAAGGATTCGTGTATTAATATCAGCACCAAGCTTAAGTGTTGATAAAAATGTAAGTGGAATATCTGCTGTTGTAAGCTCTATTATTGAGTCAAAAAATGATATAGTTTATTATCATTTAGAAGTGGGGCGAACTGATAAAGACAAGTGGGGTCTTTTAAGTTATTTAAATACAATATATAGGCTTTTTCTTTTTCCTGTATATATATTAAAGAACAGGATTGATGTTTTTCATCAAAATCTGCCGTTTAATAATAAAGGTCTTTTAAGGGAGGTTCTGTTTAATTTCCTGGCGAGGATTTGTTTCGTTCCAGTTGTTCTTCATATCCATGGAGGAGAGTTTCTAACGAAGAAGCCTGAGAGTAAGCTTAAATTATTACTGATCAATTCAATTTTTGAAGGAAGTAAAGAAAGAATTGTTTTAAGTGATGTTGAAGCGAATTTGATTAAATCATTGTATGGATTTGATGCAATTTCTTTACCTAATAGTATTGATACAAAAGTATTCTTTCACGAAGGTCCTAAATTATTCAATGAAGTTCCAAAAATTATTTTTTTGGGTCGATTCCATGAAAGTAAGGGGCTTATATATTTGACAAGTGCTTTTAAGGATTTATATAAAAAACATCGGTTCCAATTTGTTTTATGTGGTAAAGGCGAATTGGAGAGATTTTTAGTTGAAGAGTTAAAAAACATTATGGGAGATGATTTTGATTTTCGAGGTGTAATATCAGGAGAAGAAAAGATTAAAGCATTAACTAATTCAGATTTTTTCGTTTTACCATCAACCTATGGTGAGGGGTTACCAATCTCTTTATTAGAAGCTATGAGTTGTGGAGTGATACCTGTCGTAACTGATGATGCATCAATGAAAGTTGTTGTTGAAAATATGTATAATGGCATTAGGGTTGAAAAGATGTCTTCGAGTGATATTGAAGAAAAACTGGCCTTTTTGTTTCAACTGCCTAATGAGGAGAAATTAAGGCTGTCCAATAATGCGAGGAAGACAGTTAAAGAAAACTATTCAAATAAGAAGTATTTATCTAAACTATTAAGCATATATAAACATTCAATAAAATGA